The following are encoded in a window of Staphylospora marina genomic DNA:
- a CDS encoding DedA family protein codes for MENWITEFMEEFGYLGIFLMIALENLFPPIPSEIVLSFGGFMTTKSDLTVTGVVIASTLGSVVGAIMLYLIGMILDVNRLEKIVERWGHVLRTEKEDIHKANAWFHRYGIWTVFFCRMVPILRSMISIPAGMARMNFALFLVFTTVGSLIWNVVLVNLGAALGENWDSVLEYMSVYQDIVIVVVGALVVIGAFWYMRRLRSRRA; via the coding sequence ATGGAGAACTGGATCACGGAGTTTATGGAAGAGTTCGGGTATTTGGGCATTTTTCTGATGATCGCGCTTGAAAACCTGTTTCCCCCCATTCCTTCGGAAATCGTGCTCTCGTTCGGCGGGTTCATGACCACCAAGTCCGATTTGACCGTCACGGGCGTGGTGATCGCTTCGACGCTCGGTTCGGTCGTCGGTGCCATCATGCTGTACCTGATCGGCATGATTCTGGACGTGAACCGGTTGGAGAAGATCGTGGAACGGTGGGGGCATGTGCTGAGAACGGAAAAAGAAGACATTCACAAGGCAAATGCCTGGTTTCACCGGTACGGCATCTGGACGGTGTTCTTCTGCCGGATGGTCCCGATTCTCCGCAGCATGATCTCCATTCCCGCCGGAATGGCCCGCATGAATTTCGCCTTGTTCCTCGTGTTCACCACCGTCGGCTCCCTGATCTGGAACGTGGTTCTGGTCAATCTGGGTGCGGCATTGGGCGAGAATTGGGACAGCGTGCTGGAATACATGAGCGTGTACCAGGATATCGTGATTGTCGTGGTCGGTGCATTGGTCGTGATCGGAGCCTTTTGGTACATGCGACGTCTTCGCTCCCGCCGGGCTTGA